GAGCTGCGGAGGAGGCTCGATGCCCGGAACGAGGGGCACGTTGGCAGCCATGATCCCCCTGTGGGCAAGGTACATGCAGAGGGGGGATTTCCCGGTCCTCGATATGCCCACGATGACCACGTCCGCCTCCTTGAGGATGGAGGGGTTCCCTCCGTCGTCGGCGGCGATGGTGTATTCCACGGCCCGTACCCTCCGGAAATATTCCCTGTCCATGGGGTGAAGGAGGGTTCGGTCTTCCTTCGCATCCCGGCCTGACGCCCGCTCAAGCCCCGTAAGCATGGGGGAGAATGCATCGTACTCGTCGATGCCCCGCGCGAGGCAGGTTTCCCTCACGAGCCGCCGGTATCCGCCGGAAAGAAAGCAGTGAAGCACCACAGCGCCTGCCCGGTAAGCTTCGTCCAGAGCCTCGCGGATTTTGTCCTCTCCCGCCAGGGAGCCGAACCGGGTTATTTCGATGCCCGTCTTGCCGAAACGGCGGGTAATCCACGACGCACAGGCCTCGGCAACCTCGGAGAGGCAGTCCGAGAGAACGAAAAGATCCACGTTTTTCCCGTCGGGGAAAGAATATCCGTTCCGTCGTTCACAGAAGGCGACCACCAGCCTTCCCTTCTCAGCGGGCCCTAAGGAAGTCCAGGATCTCCTGGGCGGTCTCTTCCACCGCCCTATCGGTCACATCGTAAATGCGGGCGCCCAGCGACTTGAGATAATCGGTAGCGGCCAGCAGCTCCCGCTCCACCCGCTCTCTGGTGGCATAGGCGGAAGCCGACGGTTCAAGGCCGAGGAGCCGGAGCCTCTCCTGCCGTATCTGGACGAGCCTTTCAGCGGAGATGATGAGGCCGACGATCTTTGACGAGGGTATCTTTTTGATGATCTCCGGAGGATCCACCTCGGGGATAAGGGGAATGTTGGCGGCCTTGAAGCCCTTGTTGGCGATGTACATGGAGAGGGGAGTCTTTCCCGTCCTTGAGACGCCGAGGATGACCAGGTCCGCCTCGGGCAGGGACTCGGTGCCCCGCCCGTCGTCGCACTGGATGGCGAATTCCACGGCCTTTATCTTCTGGAAGTAGTCTTCGTCCAGCTTCCTGAGCAGCCCAGGCGCCTGGAGGGGTTCTCTTCCGAGCCGCATCTCCAGGGCGTCCACCATGGGGCCGAGGAGATCGACAAAGGGGATTCCCGCTGCGGCTGTTTTTTCGGCGAAGACGGAGCGGGTCTGCCGGTCCACCAGGGTACAGACCACGATGGAAGGGACGGCGGCGGCCCGGGCCACGACTTCGTCTATCTTTCCGGGTCCCTCCACGTACCGGTACCGGACGATCTTCGAAAAATCGGTGTCGAACTGGCTGATGGCTGCGAGGGCCACATGTTCCGCCGTCTCGCCGGTGGAATCGGAAACGATAAAGAGGGTCAGGGTTTCCAGGGCGTCCACTCTCCTTTGGTTCGGCAATGGTTCACTTTGCTGAAAGGGCATCCCGCCGGGAAGAGGTCTCCGGCGGAATGCCCGGGCATTCCGTCAGGCTCCCTTGAGCACGCTCACGTCCCCCACCTTGCGGAAGAGGGCGCTGCACATGGAAAGAAGGGCTATCCGGTTTGATTTTATTCTTTCATCGGGATCCATGACAAGGACATCGTCGAAGAAAGCGGTGACGAAGGGGGAAAGTTCCGCCAGATACCCCGCGAGGCCGTTCCAGTCCTGTTTTTCCATGGCTCCATCCACGAGGGGAAGAATTCTCTGAATCTCGCCGTGGAGGGCGCTTTCCGCATCCTTCACGAAAAGGGCCGGGTCCACTGTTCCCGCCTCTTCCCCGCTCTTGGAGATGATGTTCCGCACCCGCACCGCCGAGTTGATCAGGTTAGAGAACCATTCCACCCCCTGGAGTTTCGAGAAGACATCCAGGAACCGGAGAACCTGGAGAGGTCTGTGTCCTGTGACGGATATGGCGAGGGCGGCAAGTTCGTGGCCGAAGCCCTTTTCCTTGACCTGCATGAGCAGGCGCTGGGAAAGGAAGGCGAGGACCTTCTCACCTGTCTCAGGGGAGGCGGACAGGAGCTTCATGGACTGGCCCGCCAGTCTGGAGACGTCCACGTCGAGCCCGAGGCCCCAGATGATCTCGTTGATGCACCGGGCGGCCCGGCGGAGGCCGTAGGGGTCCTGGGAGCCGCTGGGCTCGAGGCCCACCTTGTGGCAGCTCACGATGACGTGGGTCCGCTCGGCGAGGCCGAGGACGGCTCCCGGCACGTCGCCGGGAAGCTCGTTGCCCGCCGCTTTGGGAAGGTACTGGTCGTAGAGGGCCCGGGCCACTCGTTCGGGCTCGCCGTTGCGGAGAGCGTACTCCCTCCCCATGACTCCCTGGAGTTCGGGGAATTCGTAGACCATGTTGGTGACAAGGTCGGCCTTGGCGAGGAATGCCGCCCGATCCACCACAGGGACGAGGTCGCTCATGCCCATTTCCCCGCAGAGCCAGAGGGCCAGCTCCCTGGTGGTCATGACCTTGTCGTGGAGGGAGCCGAGCTTCTCCTGGTAGACAATGTTCTTCAGTCGTTCCACGTTGGCGGCGAGAGGGTTCTTCAGGTCTTCGCCCCAGAAGAAGGCCGCGTCCTCGAGGCGGGCCTTGAGGACCCGCTCGTTGCCCTCCCGGACCACCTCCATGTTGGAAGCCAGGTTGTTGCTTACGCCCACGAAGTAGGGAAGAAGTTTGCCGTTCTTTCCCCGCACAGAAAAGTACTTCTGGTTCTTTTTCATGGAGGTGGTGAGCACTTCCTCGGGCATCTCCAGGTACTTTCTGCTGAAGGAGCCGAAGAAGGGCACGGGATACTCCACCAGATAGAGGTTCTCGTTGATGACCTCGGGGTCGAGCTCCACGGAGCCGTCCAGGTCTTTTTCAAGGGAGGCGATGCCGGCGAGCATCTTCTGGCGGCGCTTGTCCTGGTCGAGGATGACATAGTTGTCGTAGAGCTTGTCCATGAAGTCCGCCGCGTCGGTGATGACGATTTTCCGGGCGCCCATGAAGCGGTGCCCCACCGTCGAATTTCCGCTCCTGATTCCGCCGTACTCGAAGGGGATGGCCTTCCTGTCCGCCATGGCGAGGATCCACCTGATGGGCCTGGCGAAGCGGACCGTGGGGTCGTCCCAGTACATGTTCTTGGGGAAGACGAGTTTCCTGATGAGACCCGGAAGAAGCTCGGGAAGAATGTCAAGGGTCAGGCCCCCGGGCTCGGAGACTTCGGCGCAGGTGTAGCGCACGCCGTCCACTTCCACGGGGGTGAGCTGCTCGATGGAGACGCCCCTGCTCTTGGCGAAGCCATGGGCCGCCCTGGTGGGGTTGCCGTTGACGTCGAAGGCGGCGTTCCATGCCGGCCCCTTGAAAGTGCTGACCATGTCGCGCTGCCGTTCGTCGGCGTCCCGCACGAGGAGGGCGATCCGGCGGGGCGTGGCGAAGGCGGAAAGGCTCTTGAAGCCTATCCTTGCGGCTGAAAGGTCGTCCCTGGCGGTCTTCTCGAGGAATGCGAGCGTGTCCGGCAGGAAACGGGATGGAATTTCTTCGGTTCCGATTTCGAGAAGGATGTTTTTCAGCACCATGACGATTACCTCCTGGCCGATTCGGGGCCGAATTTCCCGCGGAAGGGATGGTTCATTGCCCGCCTCTGGGCGGCGTAGGCGGCGCAGCACTTGCCCGCAAGCATCCTGATCCTGCCGATATACCCCGTTCGCTCGGTGACGCTGATGGCGTTCCTGGCGTCAAGAAGGTTAAAGGTGTGGGAGCATTTCAGGACGTAGTCGTAGGCGGGAAGGACGAAGCCCTTGTCCAGGACGCGCATGGCCTCGGCCTCGTACATGCCGAAAAGCTGGAAGAGCATCTTCGTGTCGGCGATCTCGAAGTTGTAGTGGGAATACTCCACTTCCCCCTTGTGGTGGATGTCGCCGTACTTCACGTCGTCCACCCACTGGAGGTCGTAGACGTTCTCCACCTTCTGGACGAACATGGCGATGCGCTCGATGCCGTAGGTGATCTCCGCGGGCACGAGGTCCATGTCGATGCCGCCCACCTGCTGGAAGTAAGTGAACTGGGTGACCTCCATGCCGTCGAGCCAGACCTCCCAGCCAAGCCCCCAGGCCCCCACGGTGGGGGATTCCCAGTCGTCCTCCACGAACCGGATGTCGTGGGCGGCGGGCTCGATGCCCAGGGCGGCGAGGCTCTGGAGATAGAGATCGATGATGTTGGCGGGAGCCGGCTTGATGATCACCTGGTACTGGTAGTAGTGCTGAAGGCGGTTGGGGTTCTCGCCGTACCTTCCGTCGGTGGGTCTGCGGGACGGCTCCACGTAGCCCACCCTCCACGGCTCGGGGCCGAGGACCCTGAGGCAAGTGGCCGGGTTCATGGTCCCCGCTCCGACCTCTATGTCGTAGGGCTGCTGGATGACACATCCCTGCTCCGCCCAGAACCGTTCGAGGCGAAAGATGATTTCCTGGAAATTCACGCGTAATCCCTCCTAGATGGAAATGCCTTGTAAAAGAACGGGAAGGGGGTCCCCGGTCATTTCTGATATTCAAACATGTTCTTCATCCTTTTGCAGCTGTCATTCCAGAATTCCCTGTCGTTTTCGGAAGGCGGGAAGAGTCGCTTCACCTCGTCGAAGGGACATTCCGCCGCCGCGATCAGCCGTTTTCGTCGGCTGTCAGGCAAGCAGGCCCCTCCGTTTTGACGGGCGCATTCCGGGCAGTCGAGCCCTTCCGCCTTCCAGAAGGCATCGCCGAGGGGCTTCCCGCAGGACAGGCAGAATACCAGCGATGGCGCCAGCCCCCAGGCTTCCAGCCATTTGCGGAGAAAGCGCCACTCTACTGCCAGGGGGTCCGCTCCTTCCCTGACCAGGATGGAGGACCAGTAAAAAAGGGCGACCAGTTCATCGCAGGGAAGTCCGGGAACGAGATGAAGACAGAGCAGCCGATCCCATTCCAGAAGCGCCCGAAGTTTTACGGGCGCAGCCCGGAGAGACCAAAAATCCTCCTTCACGTCCACCGACTTAAGATAAAACCTTCTCGTTCCTTTGTAAAGATTGAAGTTGCCCCACGACAGAGGTTCCGCTCCTCCGCCGAACCGGACTCTCCCCCTTCCCGCACCCGGGGCGGAAACCCAGACCGGGCCGATGCCCTTGAGAAGGAGGTAGAGCGAGATGTTCCCCTCGGGGTTCGCATCCCGGCGCAGAACGACCCCCGACTGGCGGACGAGCCCCTGGGGAACGGTATCGCTCACGGCGACTGTTCTTTGATCCCCAGCTTCCGGAGATCCGACTCGGATCTGCGCCAGTCCGAACGGACCTTCACCCAGAGGTCGAGGTAAACCCTGTGGCCGGTAAGGGCCTGGATCTCCAGCCGGGCGAGGCGGCCGATCTCCCGGAGACGGGTCCCCTTGTCGCCGATGATAATCCGCTTCTGCCCCTCCCGTTCCACGTAGATGGTCGCCCTGATGAAGAGAACCTCCCGGTCGGGGTATTCGTCGGGGCTCTTGTACTCCTCGATTTCCACCGCCGCGCTGTGGGGAACCTCCTCGTGGGTAAGCCGGAGGACCTTCTCCCGGATGATCTCCGAGGCTATGAACTTCTCCGGCCGGTCGACGAAGATGTCCTCGTCGTAAAAGGGAGGCCCTTCGGGAAGGTGCTTCACGATCATGGAAACAAGCTCGGGGATGCCCCTGCCCGTTTTCGCGGATACCGCCGCGGCGCCGGCCAGGGAAACCCTGGCCCCGTAGAGGGCCGCAACTCTGTCCGGGAGGTCTTTGTCCTTCCGGCTGTCGCACTTGTTGACCACCAGCAGGATGGGGGTATCCGCCTTTTCAAGGCAGGCAAGGATCTCTTCGTCCTCCGGTCCGACGGACCGGTCCGAGGCCTCCACCACATAGCAGACGAGGTTGGCGTCGTTCATGGATGCCACGGCGGCATCGACGATGGCCCTGCCGAGAGCGTGCTTCGGCAGGTGGATCCCCGGCGTGTCGGTGAAGACGATCTGGAAGCCGTCGCCGTTGTAGACGCAGCGGATCACGTTCCTGGTTGTCTGGGGCTTGTCGGAGACGATGGAGGCTTTGTAGGCGATCAGGCGGTTGATGAGGGACGACTTGCCCACGTTGGGCCGCCCGACGAGAGCCGTGATGCCCGACCGGAAGGGAGTGCCGCCGTTCGTCATGACCGGGGCTCCCTTTCGAGAAGGAAGGGCACGGGAAACAGAGCTGCCAGGCTGAGGACCGCCGTCCCGGCACCTTCCCTGAGGACAACCAGCATGGAGGGGTTGAACTCCGCGAGGAACTGTCTGCAGGCCCCGCAGGGAAGGCACGGCTCCCCTGCCGCCCCCGCTATGGCCACGGCAAGAGGTTTGCCTCCGCCCGAAGCAGCGAGGGTCCCGGCGGCGTTCCGCTCGGCGCAGAGGGAGAGGCCGTAAGAGGCGTTTTCCACGTTGCACCCTGTGACAAAGTCTGACCGGCCCTCCACGAGAAGGGCGGCCCCCACGGAAAACCGGGAATACGGGGCGTAGGCCAGGGCACGGGCCTCCTCCGCCGCCAGGAGAAGGCCTTCCGCGGGCGGATAGTCTTCCGGCCAGAGGGTACGGAAGGGATCCAGGTTCAGGGAGGTCATTCCCCGCCCTCCGGGAAGAAGAAGCCCTTTCCCTTCGGCCTGAGCCGGAGCAGCTTGATCCTGTGGTCCTCCACCTCGAGGACCTCGATCTCCCAGACTTTGGCGTCCGAATGGGACGTGTAATGGACCTTCTCCCCGGGGGAGGGGAAATCCCCGGAGATGGAGAGGACCAGCCCGCCGAGGCTCTCGGCATCCTCGGACTCGAAGGACGAGCCGAGAAAGTCGCTGAGGTCTTCGAGACCGAGGTGCCCCTGGACGAGATAGGATCCGTCCTCCTCGGGGAGAAGGGTGGGTTTTTCCTTGTCGTACTCGTCCTGGATCTCGCCCACGATCTCCTCGAGCAGGTCCTCGAGGGTGGCGATGCCCGCCACGCCGCCGTATTCGTCCACCACGATGGCCATGTGGACATGGCGCCCCTTCATGGTGTTGAAGAGTTCCACCACCCTCATGCTTTCGGGGACAAAGAGGGCCTGGCGCATGATGGACGATACGGGCACGGAAAGGTCTCCCTCAAGGAGGCTGGGGATGGTGTCCTTGACGTAAAGAATGCCCACGATGTCGTCGGGGCTTTCGTCGAAGACAGGAACCCGGCTGTGGCCGTGCTCCTGGAAGATACGCATGGCTTCGCACACGGTGGCATCGGAGGAAACGGCGTCCATGTCCGTTCGGGGGACCATGATTTCGTAGACCCGGGTCTCCTCGAAGGAGATGATGCCGTGGATCATCTTCCGCTCCACTTCCTCCAGGGCGCCCGACTCCTCGCCCATGTTGACCATCTGCTCGAATTCTTCCCTGGTGACGAAGGGGTGCCGCGCCTTGAGGTCCACCTTGAAGATCACCCCGAGACCGTTGACCACATGGAGCATGACCCACAGGAAGGGGGCGAGAATGATATCGAGCAGCCTGAGCAGCGGCAGGGAGTACGCGAGGACGACATCAGACCGGACGATGGCCACACTCTTGGGGAAAATCTCGCCGAAGACCACAATGAGCACCGTCATGACACCGACGGACACGATGAGTCCGCTCTGGCCCAGGAGCATGATGGCCAGGGACGTGGCCACGGCGCTGGCGGCGATGTTCACCAGATTATTCGATATGAGGACGATAGTGAGGGCTCTCTGGATATCCAGGAGCAGCCAGTCGAAGAATCGCTTCTGGTAGGGGTAGCGCTCGATAAGGGCCAGAATTTTCCCCCGGCCGGAGGACGTGATGGCCGTCTCCGAGGCACTGAAAAACGCGGAGAGGGCGAGCAGCAGAATCAGCAGGAGGATCGACTCCGTGAGCGGCACGTTCACTTCTCCACGCTCCCTTCGCCGGCCTTCACGGCATCGAGGAGGGCCCGGCGGATTTTTTCCTGGGCTGCTTCCATGGCCGTTCTCCCTTCGTCGGTGTCGTGGTCCCAGGCCAACAGGTGAAGGAAGCCGTGGGCGACCATCAGGGCCATTTCTTCGAGAAAGGCCTGTTCCGAGGGGGCGTTCATCCGCACGTACTCCGGGCAGATGACGATGTCCCCAAGGGGAAGAACGGGCATTCCCTTTTCAGGGCGGAACTCCCCGTCTTCCTCCCACAGGGGAAAAGAAAGGACGTCCGTCGGTTCGGAAAGTCCCCTGTGAAGCCTGTTCTGCTCTTCCATTTCCTCGAGGGAGAGAAGGGTGATCGAAATTTCCGCACTCGGCGGAAGGATTCCGGGCAGGGCGAGTTCCTGCAGGGCGGCCGAAAGTACGCCGTCCGCAGCTGTCAGCATGTCCCCTAAGGGGGGACTACTTGCGGGATCGGCGTCTTCGCTGTTATCGAGACGCAAGTGAACCTTCAATTGATTCTTCCTCCTGTTTGTTCAGTTTCTGTTCGAGCTGGTCCTTGTCCTGAATCTCCTTGACCTTCCGAGTATGATACATTGACTGGAACGCATAAAGCAACGTCTGCCGGATCACGGCCAGGTCGCGGATGGTGAAGTCGATGTCGTCGAGCTGGCCTTCGGACAACTTCGCCTCCACCACACCCTCGATGGTCTTCTCAAGGTCGGGGACGGAAGTGGAGGCCCTCATCTCGGCCCTCACCGCCGCCTCTATGGAATCCACGAGCATGAGCAGGCCCGTTTCCCTCGTCCGGGGACGGGGACCGGGATAGCAGAACTGGTCCCGAGGGACGGAAAGGCCCATTCTCCGGGCTTTCCTGTAGAAGTAGGAGAGACAGGTGGTGCCGTGATGCTCCGCAATGAAGGCGCGGATCATCTCCGGCAGGTGGTACTCCTCCGCCAGTTCAAGGCCTTCCCGGATGTGGGCGATGATCACCAGCGCCGAGAGGGACGGCTTGAGTTCGTCGTGGATGTTCACATTGCCCATCTGGTTCTCCACGAAGAACTGGGGGCGCCGGAGCTTGCCGATGTCGTGGAAATAGGCTCCCGCCTTGAGCAGGTTGGAGTTCATGCCGAGTTTGTCCGCTACAACCTCCGCCAGGGTTCCGAGCATCAGGGAATGGTGGTAGGTTCCCGGCGCCTCGATCTGGAGCTTTTTGAGCAGGGGGTTGGACGGGTGGCTGAGCTCCATGAGGCGGAGGGGCGAGAGAACGTCGAAGGTGTTCTCCAGCAGGGGAAGAACGGCGATGACCAGGGTGCTCCACCCGGCGTTGCCCAAAAGAAGGTAGAGGAGCAGCTCGGGATAGATGCCGAGGTCGAAGGCCCACCGGATGAAGAGCCCCACTCCCGCCTGGATCAGGCCCAGAAGAAAAAGCTGCCGCCAGAGGTGCCCCCTGGAATGGACTTCCCGCAGCAGGTGGTAGCCCGCCAGGGAGCTGATGATCCCCATGAGGGAGACGAGCACCACGTGCAGCGCCGAGAGCCCTGTGACCACGATGCCCCCGAGGATGCTTCCCCCCATGACCACGGGAAGGGCGAGCCCGGGAGGCAGGGTGAGGTAGGCGCATCCGGCGAGGAAAAGGCTGCCCATTCCCTGGACGTTGAACATGGACGAAAAGTACTCCACCACCCAGCTCAGCCCCACGACGAACGACAGGTAGAGCCAGGGGATGTTCTGCCTGGCCGACGGCCTGAAGGTGGTCTGCAGAAGCACCCAGAGGGGCCAGAAGGGAAGGGCGAGGAGGGCAAAGAGAATCTGCTTCCAGGGAAAAGTCATCTGGGAATATCCCTGCATTTTGAGTATTCGGGCCACCTGGGGGGTCACAGTCTGCCCCTTTTCGATGAGCACGTCTCCGGGAGCCACGGTCCGCTCCACGGGCTGGAGGGATTCGGCGAGCTCGCCCCGGAGGGTCTCGGTAAGGTCGTTGTCAATTCGGGTGAGAGGATGGAGGATCTCGTCGAGAATCTGGAAGATGACGTTGTTCTCCTCCATGGGGAGGGAAAGTTTCTCTATTTCCTTCCAGATAAGCTCCGGAGCGGGAGTCAGGGGCACGGTGTCGCCGCCGGCGCTCTTGAGAAAGTCGCTGCTGATCCTGGCGGCCTCGGTGAGGATCTTCTTCCGGCCGTCCTCGGGCAGGCTCTCCAGCAGCTCGGTGAGGCCGGGCGACAGGGAAAGGGAGGCGACGTCTCCCTTAGCCATGGCCTCGATCTTGACGATGAGGCGGTCCATGGCCGCGCCGTCCCTCACGAGCACTCCCGCCACGGTCTCCCCCACCCGGGAGCGGAGCACCCGGGTACCATCGTCGTCGCGGTAGCTCATGGGGTAGAGGGCGAAGTACGACCGGGGGGAGGGTTCCCCGAGGACAAATCCGTTGACCCTGTCGGTGAGGACCCAGCGCAGAAGGACGATGGACAGGGCGAAGACGATGAGGATGAGCACGCCGGATGTGCGGAAAAGGGGATACTGCTCCGTCACGAAGGCGGTAAAACCCTTCTTTTTTACCTGGCTGAAGAGGTTCCTAGTCTGACTGTTCCCGCTGCTGCTCATAACGCTCGTAAGCCTTCACCACCTGCTGGACGATTTCGTGGCGCACCACGTCGGAATGGGTGAGGTAGAAAAACTCGATGCCATCGATGCCGTAGAGAATGTCCCTCACCTGCCTGAGGCCAGACTGCTTGCCTGCGGGCAGGTCCACCTGGGTGATGTCGCCGGTGATGACCGCCTTGGACCCGAAGCCGAGGCGGGTAAGGAACATCTTCATCTGCTCGGGGGTGGTGTTCTGGGCCTC
This region of Aminivibrio sp. genomic DNA includes:
- the ybeY gene encoding rRNA maturation RNase YbeY translates to MKVHLRLDNSEDADPASSPPLGDMLTAADGVLSAALQELALPGILPPSAEISITLLSLEEMEEQNRLHRGLSEPTDVLSFPLWEEDGEFRPEKGMPVLPLGDIVICPEYVRMNAPSEQAFLEEMALMVAHGFLHLLAWDHDTDEGRTAMEAAQEKIRRALLDAVKAGEGSVEK
- a CDS encoding HDIG domain-containing metalloprotein; this translates as MTEQYPLFRTSGVLILIVFALSIVLLRWVLTDRVNGFVLGEPSPRSYFALYPMSYRDDDGTRVLRSRVGETVAGVLVRDGAAMDRLIVKIEAMAKGDVASLSLSPGLTELLESLPEDGRKKILTEAARISSDFLKSAGGDTVPLTPAPELIWKEIEKLSLPMEENNVIFQILDEILHPLTRIDNDLTETLRGELAESLQPVERTVAPGDVLIEKGQTVTPQVARILKMQGYSQMTFPWKQILFALLALPFWPLWVLLQTTFRPSARQNIPWLYLSFVVGLSWVVEYFSSMFNVQGMGSLFLAGCAYLTLPPGLALPVVMGGSILGGIVVTGLSALHVVLVSLMGIISSLAGYHLLREVHSRGHLWRQLFLLGLIQAGVGLFIRWAFDLGIYPELLLYLLLGNAGWSTLVIAVLPLLENTFDVLSPLRLMELSHPSNPLLKKLQIEAPGTYHHSLMLGTLAEVVADKLGMNSNLLKAGAYFHDIGKLRRPQFFVENQMGNVNIHDELKPSLSALVIIAHIREGLELAEEYHLPEMIRAFIAEHHGTTCLSYFYRKARRMGLSVPRDQFCYPGPRPRTRETGLLMLVDSIEAAVRAEMRASTSVPDLEKTIEGVVEAKLSEGQLDDIDFTIRDLAVIRQTLLYAFQSMYHTRKVKEIQDKDQLEQKLNKQEEESIEGSLASR
- a CDS encoding DNA repair protein RecO, which encodes MSDTVPQGLVRQSGVVLRRDANPEGNISLYLLLKGIGPVWVSAPGAGRGRVRFGGGAEPLSWGNFNLYKGTRRFYLKSVDVKEDFWSLRAAPVKLRALLEWDRLLCLHLVPGLPCDELVALFYWSSILVREGADPLAVEWRFLRKWLEAWGLAPSLVFCLSCGKPLGDAFWKAEGLDCPECARQNGGACLPDSRRKRLIAAAECPFDEVKRLFPPSENDREFWNDSCKRMKNMFEYQK
- a CDS encoding hemolysin family protein, which produces MNVPLTESILLLILLLALSAFFSASETAITSSGRGKILALIERYPYQKRFFDWLLLDIQRALTIVLISNNLVNIAASAVATSLAIMLLGQSGLIVSVGVMTVLIVVFGEIFPKSVAIVRSDVVLAYSLPLLRLLDIILAPFLWVMLHVVNGLGVIFKVDLKARHPFVTREEFEQMVNMGEESGALEEVERKMIHGIISFEETRVYEIMVPRTDMDAVSSDATVCEAMRIFQEHGHSRVPVFDESPDDIVGILYVKDTIPSLLEGDLSVPVSSIMRQALFVPESMRVVELFNTMKGRHVHMAIVVDEYGGVAGIATLEDLLEEIVGEIQDEYDKEKPTLLPEEDGSYLVQGHLGLEDLSDFLGSSFESEDAESLGGLVLSISGDFPSPGEKVHYTSHSDAKVWEIEVLEVEDHRIKLLRLRPKGKGFFFPEGGE
- a CDS encoding cytidine deaminase, with amino-acid sequence MTSLNLDPFRTLWPEDYPPAEGLLLAAEEARALAYAPYSRFSVGAALLVEGRSDFVTGCNVENASYGLSLCAERNAAGTLAASGGGKPLAVAIAGAAGEPCLPCGACRQFLAEFNPSMLVVLREGAGTAVLSLAALFPVPFLLEREPRS
- a CDS encoding pyruvate, water dikinase regulatory protein; amino-acid sequence: MVAFCERRNGYSFPDGKNVDLFVLSDCLSEVAEACASWITRRFGKTGIEITRFGSLAGEDKIREALDEAYRAGAVVLHCFLSGGYRRLVRETCLARGIDEYDAFSPMLTGLERASGRDAKEDRTLLHPMDREYFRRVRAVEYTIAADDGGNPSILKEADVVIVGISRTGKSPLCMYLAHRGIMAANVPLVPGIEPPPQLFRIPRTRIVGLTRSPVSLEGIRTRRMSMMGLPPEESLYVRSEEIMREIDYASGIMKYLGIVVFDVTKRAIEETAHEILALLAGATERHSFHGGAK
- the era gene encoding GTPase Era, coding for MTNGGTPFRSGITALVGRPNVGKSSLINRLIAYKASIVSDKPQTTRNVIRCVYNGDGFQIVFTDTPGIHLPKHALGRAIVDAAVASMNDANLVCYVVEASDRSVGPEDEEILACLEKADTPILLVVNKCDSRKDKDLPDRVAALYGARVSLAGAAAVSAKTGRGIPELVSMIVKHLPEGPPFYDEDIFVDRPEKFIASEIIREKVLRLTHEEVPHSAAVEIEEYKSPDEYPDREVLFIRATIYVEREGQKRIIIGDKGTRLREIGRLARLEIQALTGHRVYLDLWVKVRSDWRRSESDLRKLGIKEQSP
- the glyS gene encoding glycine--tRNA ligase subunit beta → MVLKNILLEIGTEEIPSRFLPDTLAFLEKTARDDLSAARIGFKSLSAFATPRRIALLVRDADERQRDMVSTFKGPAWNAAFDVNGNPTRAAHGFAKSRGVSIEQLTPVEVDGVRYTCAEVSEPGGLTLDILPELLPGLIRKLVFPKNMYWDDPTVRFARPIRWILAMADRKAIPFEYGGIRSGNSTVGHRFMGARKIVITDAADFMDKLYDNYVILDQDKRRQKMLAGIASLEKDLDGSVELDPEVINENLYLVEYPVPFFGSFSRKYLEMPEEVLTTSMKKNQKYFSVRGKNGKLLPYFVGVSNNLASNMEVVREGNERVLKARLEDAAFFWGEDLKNPLAANVERLKNIVYQEKLGSLHDKVMTTRELALWLCGEMGMSDLVPVVDRAAFLAKADLVTNMVYEFPELQGVMGREYALRNGEPERVARALYDQYLPKAAGNELPGDVPGAVLGLAERTHVIVSCHKVGLEPSGSQDPYGLRRAARCINEIIWGLGLDVDVSRLAGQSMKLLSASPETGEKVLAFLSQRLLMQVKEKGFGHELAALAISVTGHRPLQVLRFLDVFSKLQGVEWFSNLINSAVRVRNIISKSGEEAGTVDPALFVKDAESALHGEIQRILPLVDGAMEKQDWNGLAGYLAELSPFVTAFFDDVLVMDPDERIKSNRIALLSMCSALFRKVGDVSVLKGA
- a CDS encoding glycine--tRNA ligase subunit alpha yields the protein MNFQEIIFRLERFWAEQGCVIQQPYDIEVGAGTMNPATCLRVLGPEPWRVGYVEPSRRPTDGRYGENPNRLQHYYQYQVIIKPAPANIIDLYLQSLAALGIEPAAHDIRFVEDDWESPTVGAWGLGWEVWLDGMEVTQFTYFQQVGGIDMDLVPAEITYGIERIAMFVQKVENVYDLQWVDDVKYGDIHHKGEVEYSHYNFEIADTKMLFQLFGMYEAEAMRVLDKGFVLPAYDYVLKCSHTFNLLDARNAISVTERTGYIGRIRMLAGKCCAAYAAQRRAMNHPFRGKFGPESARR
- a CDS encoding pyruvate, water dikinase regulatory protein, with the translated sequence MDALETLTLFIVSDSTGETAEHVALAAISQFDTDFSKIVRYRYVEGPGKIDEVVARAAAVPSIVVCTLVDRQTRSVFAEKTAAAGIPFVDLLGPMVDALEMRLGREPLQAPGLLRKLDEDYFQKIKAVEFAIQCDDGRGTESLPEADLVILGVSRTGKTPLSMYIANKGFKAANIPLIPEVDPPEIIKKIPSSKIVGLIISAERLVQIRQERLRLLGLEPSASAYATRERVERELLAATDYLKSLGARIYDVTDRAVEETAQEILDFLRAR